Proteins co-encoded in one Bremerella sp. TYQ1 genomic window:
- a CDS encoding sulfatase-like hydrolase/transferase, translated as MRKFAACCTHLMVCVTTCFLLCNFDCADLYADEERPPKAPNVLLLVADDLGYAELGCQGNQEVQTPKLDAFSETAVRCTHAYVTAPNCSPSRAGFLTGKFPTRFGYEFNPIGARNEDPNTGLPRQQQTLAEFLHDAGYTTGLVGKWHLGGAADFHPQRHGFDEFYGFLHEGHYFVPSPWNETTTWIRRKGLPEGNDSRYVVNPNLIYSSHMGHDEPAYDANNPILRGGQPVVEEAYFTDAITREATSFIERYKTNPWFLYVAYNAVHSPLQAKNDTLALFVDEKDIHRRIFLAMLYDLDHSVGQIMQTLEKTGQADNTIVFFLSDNGGPTKETTSSNLPLRSGKGSMYEGGIRVPMMVRWPGKLPAGTTSESVVSSLDIFPTVAKAIEQSPKNNLDGLDIVNAIQTPESTQDRTLYWRQGKRAALRQGHWKLVAPNGHQEPSDWELFNLQDDVGETHDLSESPEHAMQFQALLKQWQVLDSQMKDPLFQN; from the coding sequence ATGAGGAAGTTCGCCGCTTGCTGCACGCATCTAATGGTGTGTGTCACTACCTGTTTCTTACTTTGCAATTTTGATTGCGCTGATCTGTATGCCGATGAAGAACGCCCGCCGAAAGCACCGAACGTTCTACTCTTAGTTGCCGATGACTTGGGCTATGCAGAACTAGGTTGCCAAGGCAATCAAGAGGTTCAAACACCCAAGCTTGATGCCTTCTCCGAGACGGCTGTTCGCTGCACCCATGCGTACGTAACTGCTCCTAATTGCAGTCCCTCGCGTGCTGGTTTTTTGACCGGGAAATTCCCAACTCGATTTGGATACGAATTCAATCCTATCGGTGCTCGGAATGAAGACCCAAATACTGGATTACCGCGACAACAACAAACGCTCGCGGAATTTCTTCACGATGCCGGCTACACGACAGGTCTCGTTGGAAAATGGCATTTGGGCGGTGCGGCCGACTTTCACCCTCAGCGACATGGCTTCGACGAGTTCTATGGTTTTCTCCACGAAGGGCACTACTTCGTTCCGAGCCCTTGGAACGAGACAACGACGTGGATTCGCCGCAAGGGACTACCCGAAGGTAACGACTCGCGATACGTCGTTAATCCGAATCTGATTTATTCGTCGCACATGGGGCATGATGAACCTGCCTACGATGCAAACAACCCAATCCTGCGAGGTGGTCAGCCGGTGGTCGAGGAGGCTTACTTTACCGATGCGATCACTCGCGAGGCGACGAGTTTCATAGAACGTTATAAAACGAATCCATGGTTTCTCTATGTCGCATACAATGCCGTGCACAGCCCACTTCAAGCGAAGAACGATACCTTGGCGCTTTTCGTCGACGAAAAAGACATTCATCGCCGAATCTTTCTGGCCATGTTGTACGACCTCGATCATAGTGTCGGACAGATCATGCAAACGCTCGAGAAAACAGGCCAAGCCGACAACACCATCGTTTTCTTCTTGAGCGACAACGGAGGCCCTACGAAGGAAACGACCTCCAGCAATCTTCCCTTGCGAAGCGGTAAAGGAAGCATGTACGAAGGAGGCATTCGGGTCCCCATGATGGTGCGATGGCCCGGGAAACTTCCTGCGGGAACGACCAGTGAGTCAGTCGTGAGCTCGCTCGATATTTTCCCAACTGTTGCAAAAGCAATCGAGCAATCCCCGAAAAACAACTTGGATGGGCTCGATATCGTCAACGCAATTCAAACTCCTGAATCTACCCAAGACAGAACGCTTTATTGGCGTCAAGGAAAAAGGGCGGCACTACGGCAGGGGCATTGGAAATTGGTCGCTCCCAATGGCCATCAAGAACCGTCCGACTGGGAGCTATTCAATCTTCAGGACGATGTCGGCGAAACGCATGATCTCTCTGAAAGTCCCGAGCATGCGATGCAATTTCAAGCACTTCTAAAACAATGGCAAGTATTAGATAGTCAAATGAAAGACCCGCTCTTTCAAAATTGA
- a CDS encoding helix-turn-helix domain-containing protein, whose amino-acid sequence MNLVELAERIRSLRLEQRLTLEEVASRTGLTRSWLSKVENFRVTPSLPALAEIAKALGVPTSKLVEGLDEKPSLTMVRKNERKIVERDQSEANTSVYESLAHRRKSRSMDPFMITMPPGVAREEALPHLGEEFLLVQSGNVDFEYDGDIFKLQAGDSLYFDASVPHRLVNAYKKQAVVLCIFQSPQP is encoded by the coding sequence ATGAATTTAGTCGAACTTGCCGAACGTATCCGATCTCTTCGCTTGGAACAGCGTCTGACGCTGGAAGAGGTGGCTTCGCGCACGGGACTTACCCGAAGTTGGCTATCGAAGGTCGAGAACTTTCGTGTTACCCCTTCTTTGCCTGCACTGGCCGAAATCGCCAAAGCATTAGGGGTTCCGACCTCGAAGTTAGTGGAAGGCCTGGACGAAAAGCCATCGCTAACGATGGTACGCAAAAACGAACGAAAGATCGTCGAACGCGACCAGTCCGAGGCGAATACCTCGGTCTATGAGTCGCTTGCACATCGACGCAAATCACGTTCGATGGACCCCTTCATGATCACTATGCCCCCAGGCGTGGCTCGTGAAGAGGCGTTGCCCCATTTGGGCGAAGAGTTCTTGCTCGTTCAATCTGGTAATGTCGACTTCGAGTACGACGGCGACATCTTCAAGCTGCAAGCTGGCGATAGTCTTTATTTCGACGCCAGTGTCCCTCACCGCTTGGTGAATGCCTACAAAAAGCAAGCCGTCGTGCTTTGCATTTTTCAGTCTCCTCAGCCCTAA
- a CDS encoding alkaline phosphatase: protein MSLPLDRRSMLALSAATLLSQQGEASAAETSDHCGPMIGHVSPTSAKVWFRPAKSGSYTLAVKSGNDSEERRFFADATGETDQCLTWDVAGLKPGLRYQYRILADKEELLAGETFYFTTAPPPGQASKICFALGSCAGMNPSPLWQQMEAEGAEGLVLLGDTPYIDSTDLSVARSKHRQFLQVPQLASLIQHTPTWGTWDDHDFGRNDSDGRLKGKENTRQAFVEYRANPQSGHDNSGIYCKFEYGPMEMFLLDTRWFARTEKSPVAADKPALLGKRQWEWLKESLLASKAPFKLLACGMIWDDKENTESDDWGTYTHERDALFDFIGEHNITGVVLIGGDIHCSRHLKYDTEASVGYPIHQFIVSPIHSSTIPALNVPHPNLVRGAAVPHVWLRLEIDNTVSPAKLHAKWVQMEDRPMWDVTLSTEELRRVVS, encoded by the coding sequence ATGTCACTTCCACTTGATCGTCGGTCGATGCTCGCTTTGTCTGCTGCTACTCTGCTTTCACAGCAGGGAGAAGCGTCGGCTGCCGAGACTTCCGACCATTGTGGTCCGATGATTGGTCATGTGTCACCGACTTCCGCCAAAGTTTGGTTTCGGCCAGCCAAATCGGGAAGTTATACGCTTGCGGTGAAATCAGGGAACGACTCAGAGGAACGGCGATTCTTCGCGGACGCCACCGGTGAGACAGATCAGTGCTTAACGTGGGATGTTGCAGGACTGAAGCCTGGTTTGCGCTATCAGTACCGTATTCTGGCAGATAAAGAGGAATTGCTTGCTGGTGAAACTTTTTATTTCACTACCGCGCCACCCCCAGGCCAAGCTTCGAAAATTTGCTTCGCTCTGGGATCGTGTGCCGGAATGAATCCATCGCCTTTGTGGCAGCAAATGGAAGCAGAAGGGGCTGAGGGGCTCGTCCTGTTGGGAGATACTCCATACATCGATTCGACCGACTTAAGCGTTGCACGGAGTAAGCATCGGCAATTCTTACAGGTCCCTCAATTGGCCTCGCTGATTCAGCATACTCCGACTTGGGGCACCTGGGACGATCACGACTTTGGTCGCAACGATTCCGATGGTCGACTGAAGGGCAAAGAAAACACGCGCCAAGCATTCGTTGAATATCGTGCCAATCCCCAGTCAGGCCACGACAACTCTGGCATTTACTGCAAATTTGAATATGGCCCCATGGAGATGTTCCTGCTGGACACACGTTGGTTTGCTCGCACGGAAAAATCACCGGTCGCTGCCGATAAACCGGCCCTGCTAGGAAAACGACAGTGGGAGTGGCTGAAAGAATCTTTGCTGGCCTCGAAAGCCCCCTTCAAACTTCTTGCCTGCGGTATGATCTGGGATGATAAAGAAAACACTGAGTCGGACGACTGGGGGACTTACACCCACGAGCGCGACGCGTTGTTTGATTTCATCGGAGAGCACAACATTACCGGCGTTGTGCTGATTGGGGGCGACATTCATTGTTCGCGTCATTTGAAATATGACACCGAAGCGTCGGTCGGCTATCCCATTCATCAGTTCATTGTTTCTCCGATTCATAGCAGCACGATCCCTGCATTGAATGTTCCCCATCCGAACTTGGTTCGAGGTGCAGCGGTTCCCCATGTCTGGCTTCGCTTGGAAATCGACAACACGGTTTCTCCAGCGAAGCTTCATGCAAAATGGGTTCAGATGGAAGACCGGCCGATGTGGGACGTAACGCTATCGACCGAAGAACTTCGCCGCGTCGTCTCTTAG
- a CDS encoding phosphonoacetaldehyde reductase translates to MDDKVKQQNVFLAEGSLAQLPALCEAKQAKRIFLVVDEVAYKLSGAAEALRPHLPPDAVTLFSGFEPNPRLDDVERGVIKCRKSRPDLVVALGGGTAIDIAKMIASMALHDSSPREIATKGLAFPQGTLPLIAIPTTAGTGSEATHFAVVYVDGEKYSVADPCLLPETAIVDPKLTYSVPTRMTAATGLDAFCQAIESIWAVGATEESVGYAKEAAALAFAHLPTATNSPTEEARYAMCRASHLAGKAINISKTTLPHAISYAITADYGIPHGAAVATTLSSVLAYNFGVTSSDCADTRGAPHVHQRLSMILEILGAATIAEACQRVESFVSSLGCNPTLVSAGIHQHEKIRTLAERVNPERLSNNPRKANHEDLFSLLSGKNRLPLKPNARISAPRSAAS, encoded by the coding sequence TTGGACGACAAGGTAAAACAGCAAAACGTTTTTCTGGCAGAAGGCTCCCTCGCTCAGCTTCCTGCACTCTGCGAAGCAAAACAAGCCAAGCGAATCTTCCTTGTCGTCGATGAAGTCGCCTATAAACTCTCTGGCGCCGCCGAAGCGCTTCGCCCGCATCTTCCCCCTGATGCGGTCACTTTGTTTAGCGGTTTCGAGCCCAACCCTCGCCTTGATGATGTCGAACGAGGTGTGATCAAATGCCGAAAGTCTCGACCTGATTTGGTCGTTGCCCTCGGTGGAGGTACGGCGATCGATATCGCTAAAATGATCGCATCGATGGCCCTGCACGATTCATCGCCGCGAGAGATCGCGACAAAGGGCTTGGCGTTTCCGCAAGGGACGTTACCTCTTATCGCAATTCCCACCACCGCAGGCACGGGAAGTGAAGCGACTCATTTTGCCGTGGTGTACGTCGACGGCGAAAAGTATTCTGTCGCCGATCCATGCTTGCTTCCCGAAACGGCAATTGTTGATCCAAAGCTGACCTACAGCGTGCCAACACGCATGACAGCCGCTACCGGGTTAGATGCTTTTTGCCAGGCCATCGAATCGATTTGGGCCGTCGGGGCAACCGAAGAGTCTGTCGGTTACGCCAAAGAAGCAGCGGCGTTGGCATTTGCTCATTTGCCCACCGCGACAAACAGCCCAACCGAAGAAGCACGCTATGCAATGTGCCGAGCGTCGCATCTCGCCGGCAAAGCGATCAATATCAGCAAAACGACGTTACCTCACGCGATTTCTTACGCGATTACCGCTGACTATGGAATTCCACACGGAGCCGCTGTCGCGACGACGTTAAGCAGCGTGCTTGCATACAACTTTGGCGTGACTTCCAGCGATTGCGCCGACACGCGAGGCGCACCGCACGTTCACCAGCGGCTTTCCATGATCCTGGAAATCCTCGGAGCCGCGACTATCGCCGAGGCGTGCCAGCGAGTTGAATCGTTTGTAAGTTCCCTGGGATGCAACCCGACGCTCGTATCGGCAGGTATTCATCAGCACGAAAAGATTCGCACGCTTGCTGAGCGGGTCAATCCTGAACGTCTCTCGAACAATCCTCGGAAAGCGAATCACGAAGATCTCTTCAGTCTGCTTAGCGGAAAGAACCGCTTGCCCCTAAAGCCTAACGCTCGTATTTCAGCACCTCGATCCGCGGCAAGCTGA
- the phnX gene encoding phosphonoacetaldehyde hydrolase, producing the protein MTSPNLKVRLAVFDWAGTTIDFGSSAPAAAFKKVFASHGVEVTDDEARRPMGLNKREHLVAMLSEERVAGEWQLAKGTSWTEADVTQLYDEFVPFQLDAIRQNSQLVPGLASTVDALKAQDIKIGATTGYFRAAADLVTEAAKQQGFVPDSMTCADDVPKGRPAPWMIFRLMQKLNIYPPQCVVKIGDTVADVEAGRNAGCWTVGVCSSSSMTGCTEAEYFALSQEERSARLANTKKRYEESGSHFTIYSLEALPNVVQQINQRLASGDKP; encoded by the coding sequence ATGACATCACCAAACTTAAAAGTACGTCTGGCCGTTTTTGATTGGGCCGGAACGACGATCGACTTCGGTTCAAGTGCTCCTGCAGCGGCGTTCAAGAAAGTGTTCGCGTCGCATGGGGTTGAAGTCACCGATGATGAAGCGCGACGACCTATGGGGTTGAATAAGCGAGAGCATCTTGTGGCAATGCTTTCCGAAGAACGCGTCGCAGGCGAGTGGCAGTTGGCCAAAGGTACCTCCTGGACAGAGGCGGACGTTACACAGCTTTACGACGAATTCGTTCCGTTCCAGCTGGATGCAATTCGTCAGAACAGCCAACTGGTGCCTGGTCTCGCTTCAACAGTCGACGCTTTAAAAGCCCAAGACATCAAAATTGGTGCGACGACAGGATATTTCCGCGCCGCAGCTGATCTGGTAACCGAGGCCGCCAAGCAACAAGGCTTCGTGCCGGATTCGATGACATGTGCTGATGATGTTCCTAAAGGTCGGCCTGCCCCTTGGATGATTTTCCGACTTATGCAGAAACTTAACATCTATCCACCGCAATGCGTGGTTAAGATCGGCGATACCGTCGCCGACGTGGAAGCTGGTCGCAATGCCGGATGCTGGACGGTTGGTGTCTGCAGCAGCAGTAGCATGACCGGTTGCACTGAAGCCGAATATTTCGCGCTCAGCCAGGAAGAACGTTCGGCACGCTTGGCCAATACCAAGAAACGCTACGAGGAATCGGGCAGCCATTTCACGATTTATTCTCTGGAAGCTCTACCGAACGTAGTGCAACAGATCAATCAGCGACTTGCCAGCGGCGACAAGCCTTAA
- a CDS encoding DUF5690 family protein, with product MTPSTTSETHSKRWETFWEFFWAFWAVVAAFGTYFCMYGFRKPFTVAEYSGTMVGGVDFKTIVVSTQVMGYMLSKFLGIKIISEMPANRRAVALIGLILIAEIGLALFGILPRPWNAVGLFLNGLSLGMVFGLVLGFLEGRRLTEALVAGLCTSFILADGITKSVGALLLDQGVAEDWMPFTAGLIFLLPLCICVAMLANIPAPTAQDVAARSSRHSMTSQDRWSLFRKYALGISIIVGIYLLATVIRSIRADFAPELWNGLGVDAEPSTFTFSEILVALGVMLVSGLAVCVRNNRLAFYVSLTTCALGFVAVAVALIGWQLNSIGAFPFMVLIGFGLYVPYVTIHTTVFERLLAMTRERGNLGYLMYLADAFGYLGYVIVMFGRNLFLDRQDFLTFFIQISWVTLVASLVGLGIALFYFANHGRMTSPSSVVPEQA from the coding sequence ATGACACCTTCCACCACATCGGAAACGCATTCGAAGCGATGGGAAACGTTCTGGGAATTTTTCTGGGCATTCTGGGCTGTCGTTGCCGCCTTCGGAACCTACTTCTGCATGTATGGGTTCCGAAAACCATTTACCGTTGCCGAGTACAGCGGTACGATGGTCGGAGGCGTCGATTTTAAAACGATCGTCGTCTCAACCCAGGTCATGGGATACATGCTCTCGAAATTTCTCGGCATAAAGATTATTTCCGAGATGCCAGCTAATCGACGTGCTGTCGCACTGATTGGTTTGATATTGATTGCCGAAATTGGGCTCGCACTGTTTGGTATTCTTCCCCGTCCTTGGAATGCCGTGGGGCTGTTTCTCAACGGCTTGTCCTTGGGGATGGTCTTCGGATTAGTACTCGGTTTTCTGGAGGGTCGTCGGCTAACGGAAGCATTGGTGGCCGGTCTTTGCACCAGCTTTATTCTTGCCGATGGTATTACGAAGTCGGTCGGGGCGTTGCTCCTCGACCAAGGGGTCGCAGAAGACTGGATGCCATTCACCGCAGGTCTGATCTTCCTACTTCCGCTTTGTATCTGTGTCGCCATGTTGGCGAATATTCCTGCTCCGACAGCGCAAGACGTGGCGGCTCGGTCGTCGCGTCACAGCATGACCTCGCAAGATCGGTGGTCGCTATTCCGTAAATATGCGTTGGGCATCTCGATCATTGTCGGAATCTATCTGCTGGCAACCGTTATCCGAAGTATTCGCGCCGACTTCGCTCCTGAACTTTGGAATGGATTAGGCGTCGACGCGGAACCTTCGACTTTCACATTTTCCGAAATATTGGTCGCGTTGGGCGTCATGCTCGTCAGCGGCCTGGCAGTCTGCGTTCGGAATAATCGGCTTGCCTTTTATGTCTCGCTAACGACCTGTGCACTCGGATTCGTTGCGGTAGCTGTTGCTCTAATCGGTTGGCAACTCAATTCGATCGGTGCGTTTCCGTTTATGGTACTAATAGGGTTTGGACTTTATGTCCCCTATGTGACCATCCACACCACCGTGTTCGAGCGACTGCTGGCGATGACACGCGAACGGGGCAACCTCGGCTACCTGATGTACCTGGCCGATGCGTTTGGATATCTCGGGTACGTTATCGTGATGTTCGGAAGAAATCTATTTCTGGACCGCCAAGACTTTCTAACGTTTTTTATCCAGATCAGCTGGGTCACACTCGTAGCTTCTCTGGTCGGCCTGGGGATCGCGCTGTTTTACTTCGCGAATCACGGACGTATGACGAGCCCAAGTAGCGTCGTTCCTGAGCAAGCGTGA
- a CDS encoding DNA-binding transcriptional regulator, whose protein sequence is MTEDKQHHHDKLQVQVVAVMVETETSWGRRVIRGIAQYSDKHALWHLLIDPRDHEQRSSLPDGWRGDGVIARLSSRQQIDQVKQRSIPTVDVDDVYGPTPGVGRVITDETARAEFAVEHLLARGFTQFAYFAPPSHRYSNSRGEAFERAVTLRGHKCYTYRPGYRAGRKMSWAELQRRVNRWLLSLPRPIAILAVDAHHARQLAEVCHFSSIRVPDDFAILAGDSDDLLCEVSTPPLSAVSLACERIGYEAAAMLHQMMGGKPAPQEPILVPPHGVTSRQSTDFLAIDDPMIVRALRFIQNHTQHGIGVDDILREVPLSRRSLEIQFKSYLGRTPAEEIRRVQLERSKELLLNRDLSITEVALSSGFSNATRFGIAFRKKFGTTPRNFRKKLLTD, encoded by the coding sequence ATGACCGAAGATAAGCAACATCACCACGACAAATTGCAAGTTCAAGTCGTTGCCGTGATGGTAGAAACGGAAACGAGCTGGGGAAGACGTGTGATTCGTGGGATCGCTCAGTATTCCGACAAGCATGCCCTGTGGCATCTGCTGATTGATCCACGCGACCACGAGCAACGATCTTCACTGCCAGACGGTTGGCGAGGCGATGGCGTTATCGCGCGGCTTTCTTCCCGTCAGCAGATCGATCAGGTTAAGCAGCGTTCCATTCCAACGGTGGACGTCGACGACGTGTATGGGCCAACGCCAGGCGTAGGACGCGTCATCACCGACGAAACGGCCCGAGCCGAATTTGCCGTTGAGCATCTCTTGGCGCGAGGTTTTACTCAATTCGCGTACTTCGCCCCGCCAAGTCATCGATACTCCAATAGCCGTGGCGAAGCTTTCGAGCGTGCGGTCACTCTTCGAGGGCACAAGTGCTATACTTATCGGCCAGGCTATCGGGCAGGACGTAAAATGTCTTGGGCAGAACTCCAGCGTCGAGTTAACCGCTGGTTGCTTTCCCTTCCGCGACCGATCGCGATCTTGGCCGTCGACGCTCACCATGCACGCCAACTTGCCGAAGTGTGCCACTTCTCCTCGATTCGTGTACCGGATGACTTTGCGATTTTGGCAGGTGATTCGGACGATCTGCTATGCGAAGTTTCGACGCCACCTCTTTCGGCGGTTTCGCTCGCTTGCGAACGGATCGGCTACGAAGCAGCTGCGATGTTGCATCAAATGATGGGCGGAAAGCCAGCGCCGCAAGAGCCAATCCTGGTTCCTCCTCATGGCGTCACAAGCCGGCAATCCACCGACTTTTTGGCGATCGACGACCCGATGATCGTGCGGGCGTTGCGATTCATTCAGAATCATACGCAGCATGGAATCGGTGTGGACGATATTCTTCGAGAGGTGCCGCTTTCACGACGAAGTCTGGAGATTCAGTTCAAGTCTTACTTAGGACGCACTCCGGCAGAAGAAATTCGCCGCGTTCAACTGGAACGTTCCAAAGAGTTGCTGTTGAACCGCGATCTATCGATTACCGAGGTTGCTCTTAGTTCCGGTTTCAGCAATGCAACCCGGTTTGGTATCGCTTTCCGAAAGAAGTTCGGCACGACTCCGCGTAACTTCCGGAAGAAGCTTCTCACCGACTAA
- a CDS encoding anhydro-N-acetylmuramic acid kinase, translating into MAESRQHRYTVIGLMSGSSAKGVDAALITTDGENLVEFHGGLRHPYGEELQSRILEASQHNVRLDELLRLEREITIHHSDAVTALQERLGKVAASAQLIGFHGHTVRHLASEGVTLQIGNPWLLAELTGLQVVSDFRRRDMARGGRGSPLASFFHQALFHEPTRAIGVLNLGGIANLTWLFPDGSIVAGDTGPGCGLLDEWVQEMAGLSHDIDGQLASRGNVQSLMVEEFLSTPYFQRPLPKSADRFEFDHIDVSGMSVEDGAATLCAVTVDAVHKAISQMPEPPGILWVTGGGVHHPVIMKSLRDRFPTVQTIDKRNLSPDMLEAECFAWLAVRSLRNLPLTIPETTGCSQPTTGGFVTP; encoded by the coding sequence ATGGCTGAGAGTCGTCAGCATCGATACACGGTAATCGGCCTCATGAGTGGCAGTTCCGCTAAAGGTGTCGACGCAGCTCTCATCACGACCGATGGCGAGAACTTGGTCGAGTTTCATGGTGGCTTGCGGCATCCGTACGGGGAAGAACTACAGTCTCGAATCTTAGAGGCTTCGCAGCATAACGTACGGCTCGACGAACTGCTTCGACTTGAGCGCGAGATCACGATTCACCATAGTGACGCCGTTACGGCACTTCAAGAACGGCTCGGTAAAGTTGCCGCTTCGGCTCAGTTGATCGGCTTTCATGGCCATACAGTTCGGCACCTGGCTTCCGAAGGCGTGACGCTTCAAATTGGTAATCCATGGCTGCTTGCCGAATTGACGGGTCTGCAAGTTGTCTCTGACTTTCGTCGACGCGATATGGCACGAGGTGGACGAGGTTCGCCGTTGGCATCTTTTTTCCATCAAGCTCTCTTTCATGAACCGACTCGGGCTATCGGCGTGCTGAACCTGGGTGGAATCGCCAATCTTACTTGGCTATTTCCCGATGGTTCGATCGTTGCCGGCGATACTGGGCCAGGTTGCGGATTGCTGGACGAGTGGGTCCAAGAGATGGCAGGACTCAGTCACGATATCGATGGCCAACTTGCCAGTCGAGGAAACGTGCAGAGCCTGATGGTCGAAGAATTTCTCTCGACACCCTATTTTCAGCGTCCACTTCCCAAGTCCGCAGATCGTTTTGAATTTGATCATATCGATGTATCTGGGATGAGCGTCGAAGATGGGGCAGCGACTCTATGTGCTGTTACTGTCGATGCGGTTCACAAAGCGATCTCTCAGATGCCTGAACCACCTGGGATCTTATGGGTTACCGGCGGAGGCGTGCACCATCCCGTTATCATGAAGAGCTTGCGAGATCGGTTTCCAACCGTTCAGACGATCGACAAGCGTAATTTGAGCCCTGACATGCTTGAGGCCGAGTGCTTTGCTTGGCTGGCTGTCCGTAGCTTACGCAACTTGCCGCTGACGATTCCTGAAACAACAGGATGCTCGCAGCCAACGACCGGCGGATTTGTCACTCCGTAG
- a CDS encoding BadF/BadG/BcrA/BcrD ATPase family protein — protein MLASHGSSDHRTTEVRSSQIVLAVDSGGTKTTCSVASIDEKGVATIIGSSRGPGGNPRAIGIEAAVKSLVSTVQHAKADAGLDSLPCHRAIFAIAGTLHEATRRQLSQALANQDFAEELLVVPDLVPLVAQADSANAIGIISGTGSVGIGRNSQGKYVIAGGWGPLVGDDGSGFSIGREALRRTLECLEAGRKPTPLAKEISKAFHASSALEIKSCMAEANDLREFVSKLAPIVLAMPEDEDVLDILSLSARDLGNLVETLYSRMEIAGSPSQIFMSGGIVMASSSLISLFDEDLKARGIDAELNLIEDPNMPILKMLAGEKLPAEVEFLP, from the coding sequence ATGCTGGCGTCGCACGGATCTAGCGATCATCGCACCACCGAAGTACGCAGCAGCCAAATCGTCCTTGCCGTCGATAGTGGTGGAACGAAGACAACGTGTTCGGTCGCCAGCATCGATGAAAAAGGTGTAGCGACGATCATCGGCAGCAGTCGAGGGCCCGGCGGAAATCCAAGGGCCATCGGCATCGAAGCCGCCGTCAAGTCTCTCGTGTCGACTGTGCAGCATGCCAAAGCCGATGCGGGACTCGATAGCTTGCCTTGTCATCGGGCTATTTTCGCGATCGCAGGCACTCTTCACGAGGCGACCCGGCGACAGCTTTCCCAAGCATTGGCGAATCAGGACTTCGCCGAAGAATTGTTGGTGGTGCCCGACCTGGTGCCGCTTGTGGCTCAGGCAGACTCTGCGAACGCAATTGGGATTATCTCTGGAACAGGATCGGTCGGAATTGGCCGCAATTCGCAGGGGAAGTACGTCATTGCCGGAGGCTGGGGGCCGCTGGTCGGTGATGACGGCAGCGGCTTTTCGATCGGCAGAGAGGCACTGCGAAGGACGCTTGAATGCTTAGAAGCTGGCCGCAAGCCTACGCCTCTGGCAAAGGAGATTAGCAAGGCGTTTCACGCGAGCTCTGCATTGGAAATTAAGTCCTGCATGGCCGAAGCGAATGATCTTCGTGAGTTCGTATCGAAGCTCGCACCGATCGTTCTCGCAATGCCTGAGGATGAAGACGTCCTTGATATTTTATCGCTGTCGGCGCGTGATTTAGGAAACTTGGTAGAGACGCTTTATTCTCGAATGGAGATCGCCGGGTCACCTTCCCAGATCTTTATGTCTGGTGGCATTGTCATGGCGAGTTCTTCGTTGATCTCGCTCTTCGACGAGGACTTAAAGGCACGCGGAATTGACGCCGAGTTGAATCTGATTGAAGATCCAAATATGCCAATTCTGAAGATGTTGGCTGGTGAGAAACTACCTGCCGAGGTAGAGTTTCTGCCGTAG